The following are encoded together in the Skermanella mucosa genome:
- a CDS encoding DUF1127 domain-containing protein, whose protein sequence is MKEIVMETSLAARRVFAAEAAEEGRRGPRAVLLVFDTLSLWRERARQRRQLAGLPDHMLNDIGISRAQAWMECDKPFWKG, encoded by the coding sequence ATGAAGGAGATCGTCATGGAAACGTCATTGGCCGCGCGGAGAGTGTTCGCGGCGGAAGCGGCGGAGGAGGGCCGCCGGGGACCGCGCGCAGTCCTGCTCGTCTTCGATACCCTGAGCCTGTGGCGGGAGCGCGCCCGCCAGCGGCGGCAACTGGCCGGGCTGCCGGACCATATGCTGAACGATATCGGCATCAGCCGTGCGCAAGCCTGGATGGAATGTGACAAGCCGTTCTGGAAAGGGTAA
- a CDS encoding c-type cytochrome codes for MPLPAALSGLRAAAIFAAVLLAAGAAASHEGATGVVAQRMDVMKEMGRHMKALGSMLSGKTAFDQETARRLAETMHEHCEHVMHMFPPGSDGHHSEATRAVWDRRPEFDDRMRRFDEAVEDLVAAAASGGRSELQSEFKRVGQECSGCHDGFRQKKSH; via the coding sequence ATGCCCTTGCCCGCAGCCCTGTCCGGCCTCCGCGCCGCCGCGATCTTCGCTGCCGTCCTGCTGGCGGCGGGGGCCGCGGCGTCCCACGAGGGAGCGACCGGCGTGGTGGCGCAGCGCATGGACGTCATGAAGGAGATGGGCCGGCACATGAAGGCGCTGGGCAGCATGCTGTCGGGCAAGACCGCGTTCGACCAGGAGACGGCCCGGCGGCTGGCCGAGACGATGCACGAGCATTGCGAGCACGTGATGCACATGTTCCCGCCCGGCAGCGACGGACACCATTCCGAGGCGACCAGGGCGGTGTGGGACCGGCGCCCCGAGTTCGACGACCGCATGCGCAGGTTCGACGAGGCGGTCGAGGACCTGGTGGCCGCCGCGGCGTCCGGCGGGAGGTCCGAGCTACAGTCCGAGTTCAAGCGGGTGGGCCAGGAATGCTCCGGCTGCCACGACGGTTTCCGGCAGAAGAAATCGCACTGA
- a CDS encoding SDR family NAD(P)-dependent oxidoreductase — protein MGKVWLVTGASRGLGREITRAALDAGETVVATARSADAVRDAFGGEQDRLHVLALDITDAEAARSVATKTTERFGAIDVLVNNAGYAELGFFETFTDAAVRRQFEVNLFGTMNVARAVVPHMRERRSGLIVTISSVSGLVANGGGTVYSASKFAVEGWMEGFAQELAPFGVRSLLVEPGMLRTDFMDQKSARFGSIDIPDYAEAIAQYRAFVEGANGNQPGDPKLLAARIVALASQGEAPSRLVFGDDARQWAGAKVDQLRQEIVQSADRA, from the coding sequence ATGGGCAAGGTTTGGCTGGTGACGGGCGCAAGCAGGGGACTTGGACGCGAGATCACGCGCGCGGCGCTCGATGCGGGCGAGACGGTCGTGGCGACGGCGCGGTCCGCCGACGCGGTGCGCGATGCCTTCGGGGGCGAGCAGGATCGGCTGCACGTCCTCGCACTCGATATCACCGATGCCGAAGCCGCGCGCTCGGTTGCCACCAAGACTACCGAGCGGTTCGGTGCGATCGACGTGCTGGTCAACAATGCCGGCTATGCCGAACTGGGCTTCTTCGAGACGTTCACCGATGCCGCGGTGCGGCGTCAATTCGAGGTCAACCTGTTCGGCACGATGAACGTCGCGCGCGCGGTCGTCCCCCACATGCGTGAGCGTCGCTCAGGCCTCATCGTCACGATCTCGTCGGTGAGCGGGCTGGTCGCCAATGGCGGAGGGACGGTCTACTCAGCGTCGAAGTTTGCGGTCGAGGGATGGATGGAGGGCTTTGCGCAGGAGCTGGCACCGTTCGGCGTCCGCTCGCTCCTGGTCGAGCCGGGGATGCTGCGCACCGACTTCATGGACCAGAAGTCGGCGAGATTCGGCAGCATCGACATTCCAGACTATGCCGAGGCGATCGCGCAGTATCGCGCATTCGTGGAGGGGGCCAATGGCAACCAGCCGGGCGATCCGAAACTGCTCGCGGCGCGGATCGTGGCGCTTGCTTCGCAGGGCGAGGCGCCATCGCGGCTCGTGTTCGGCGATGACGCCCGGCAGTGGGCTGGCGCGAAGGTCGACCAATTGCGGCAGGAGATCGTCCAGTCCGCCGATCGCGCCTGA
- a CDS encoding LysR family transcriptional regulator yields MRPDQLGELAVFAAIASDRSFTRAARRLGVTQSALSQTMKRLEGQLGFRLLSRTTRSVAPTAAGERLLATLAPALAGLDDEIAALALTRGAAIGTVRITTGKHAADTLLWPMLPSFMRHHPGIEVEVCVEGGMTDIVAGRFDAGIRLGERLEKDMIALRIGPPLRVAVVAAPGYLSDHPAPMEPADLTGHRCIAYGDTHGDLSPWSFERDGHAVTVTPGRGPVFNDGDLLVAAALEGFGILFILEDLVAAPIADGRLVRLLEPWCEPFAGYHLYYPDRQGTTAFELFKEALRAGLEQGCRGCSGG; encoded by the coding sequence ATGCGTCCGGATCAGCTCGGCGAACTCGCCGTCTTCGCAGCGATCGCCTCCGACCGCAGCTTCACCCGGGCCGCAAGGCGGCTCGGAGTCACGCAGTCGGCGTTGAGCCAGACCATGAAGCGGCTGGAGGGACAACTCGGTTTTCGCCTGCTCTCCCGCACGACGCGCAGCGTCGCCCCGACCGCTGCCGGCGAGCGCCTGCTCGCCACCCTGGCGCCGGCACTGGCCGGATTGGACGACGAGATCGCGGCGCTGGCTCTGACCCGCGGGGCGGCGATCGGCACCGTCCGGATCACGACGGGCAAACACGCCGCAGACACTTTGCTGTGGCCGATGCTCCCGTCCTTCATGCGCCACCACCCCGGCATCGAGGTGGAGGTATGCGTCGAGGGCGGGATGACCGACATCGTGGCCGGCCGCTTCGATGCCGGCATCCGGCTTGGCGAGCGATTGGAGAAGGACATGATCGCGCTCCGGATCGGGCCTCCGCTTCGCGTCGCGGTGGTGGCGGCCCCCGGCTATCTGAGCGACCATCCGGCGCCGATGGAGCCCGCCGACCTCACGGGCCATCGCTGTATCGCCTACGGCGACACCCATGGCGACCTGTCTCCCTGGTCGTTCGAGCGCGACGGCCATGCGGTGACGGTCACACCAGGCCGCGGACCGGTGTTCAACGATGGCGACCTGCTGGTTGCCGCCGCCCTGGAGGGTTTCGGCATCCTCTTCATACTCGAAGATCTGGTGGCGGCGCCGATCGCCGATGGCCGCCTCGTCCGCCTGCTGGAGCCGTGGTGCGAGCCGTTTGCCGGCTACCACCTCTATTACCCCGACCGGCAGGGTACGACGGCCTTCGAACTGTTCAAGGAAGCTCTTCGAGCTGGTTTGGAGCAGGGATGCCGCGGTTGCTCGGGCGGGTGA
- a CDS encoding RNA polymerase sigma factor region1.1 domain-containing protein — MAVDSSIIHRLAEMGRDRGYVTIDEVNRVLPVDGMSDSELAHALVQLEEAGVSVEIEEELTGRPRYSGDRAEIPEFRLPEPTDDNRDRVVPLRPRQPAEGTRPLPPPPERPMAEAAAVTASSATPASTHRIVIACAAVLLLILLSTFLLT, encoded by the coding sequence ATGGCTGTCGACAGTTCCATCATCCACCGTCTGGCCGAGATGGGCCGCGACCGGGGATACGTCACCATCGACGAAGTGAACCGGGTGCTTCCGGTCGACGGCATGAGCGACAGCGAGCTTGCCCACGCGCTGGTCCAGCTCGAAGAGGCCGGCGTCTCCGTCGAGATCGAGGAGGAACTGACCGGCCGCCCGCGCTATTCCGGCGACCGCGCGGAAATCCCGGAGTTCCGCTTGCCCGAGCCCACCGACGACAACCGGGACCGCGTCGTCCCGCTCCGGCCGCGCCAGCCGGCCGAGGGCACCCGGCCGCTCCCGCCCCCGCCGGAACGGCCGATGGCCGAAGCCGCCGCCGTCACGGCTTCCTCCGCCACCCCGGCATCGACCCATCGGATCGTGATCGCCTGCGCCGCCGTGCTCCTGCTGATCCTGCTCAGCACCTTCCTGCTGACGTAG
- a CDS encoding glycosyltransferase family A protein, with amino-acid sequence MPSSTPFTFGIPLIPAALAADWDLVQDLLGLTLASVLAQTDPDFRVVIAGHDRPSRLPDDPRITFVAAGWPAGENRPDNLDSGRKKHAINDRVLRDGGGLLMFVDADDWVDTRLVETARALVTPDHVGGLVAAGFATDLRTLRGVALPHPAVFDGDFHRVCGSSTVVNLRPGHPDPFRRDPYPVLHDHHLWLETAREHGAEPVRLPVSGTYLVNTSANHSETHGPFADWRRSFNQGVASAGTPLDDAMAARFGLELARIAAVSEKLAGKGR; translated from the coding sequence TTGCCTTCGTCCACCCCTTTCACCTTCGGCATCCCGCTGATCCCGGCGGCACTGGCCGCCGACTGGGACCTGGTCCAGGACCTGCTCGGCCTGACGCTCGCCTCCGTCCTGGCCCAGACCGACCCCGATTTCCGGGTCGTGATCGCCGGCCACGACCGCCCGTCCCGCCTGCCCGACGATCCCCGCATCACTTTCGTCGCCGCTGGCTGGCCGGCGGGGGAGAACAGGCCGGACAATCTCGACAGCGGGCGCAAGAAGCACGCGATCAACGACAGGGTCTTGCGCGACGGCGGCGGCCTGCTGATGTTCGTGGACGCCGACGACTGGGTCGATACCCGCCTGGTCGAGACCGCGCGGGCGCTGGTCACGCCCGACCATGTCGGCGGGCTTGTGGCCGCCGGCTTCGCCACCGACCTCCGGACCCTGCGCGGCGTCGCCCTGCCCCACCCCGCAGTCTTCGACGGGGATTTCCATCGGGTCTGCGGGTCGAGCACCGTCGTCAACCTGCGGCCCGGCCACCCGGACCCATTCCGGCGCGATCCCTACCCGGTCCTGCACGACCATCACCTGTGGCTGGAAACCGCCCGGGAGCACGGCGCCGAGCCCGTCCGCCTGCCGGTATCCGGAACCTATCTGGTCAACACCTCGGCCAACCATTCCGAAACCCACGGCCCCTTCGCCGATTGGCGCCGCAGCTTCAATCAGGGCGTCGCGTCGGCGGGAACTCCGCTCGACGACGCGATGGCGGCGCGGTTCGGCCTGGAACTCGCCCGCATCGCCGCCGTTTCCGAAAAGCTCGCCGGGAAGGGGCGGTGA
- a CDS encoding glycosyltransferase family 2 protein, with protein sequence MAYPMTAPRAGTGDPRRIVLACTMRNEGPYILEWVAYHRSIGFTDLVACTNDCVDGSPDLLDALQDAGVLTHVRTEVGPGDKPQLAAYGQAQDLPAVRDADWAMVLDADEFLNIHVGNGRVTDLLDTVPDATAFLVNWRVFGSSGHRDWSRAPVCERFTRAAALADGVNLSFKTLFTKIDAYWCKLMPHQPRYPHDGRHGELRYVDGAGAVLPDYFHDESRNDFLQSEPGRVSWTLAQVNHYNTRSRDDYRVKHHRGGGLDIAWDLDRSWTAFDRNDEEDITILPKLPRARATLEALLEDPGIRRRHEHCCRLYGLHVESLRSRNA encoded by the coding sequence ATGGCGTACCCTATGACCGCCCCCCGGGCCGGGACCGGCGATCCCCGCCGGATCGTGCTGGCCTGCACCATGCGGAACGAAGGCCCCTACATCCTGGAATGGGTCGCGTATCACCGCTCGATCGGCTTCACCGACCTCGTGGCCTGCACCAACGACTGCGTGGACGGGTCGCCCGACCTGCTCGACGCCCTCCAGGATGCCGGCGTGCTGACCCATGTCCGCACCGAAGTCGGTCCCGGCGACAAGCCCCAGCTCGCGGCGTACGGACAAGCCCAGGACCTTCCCGCCGTCCGCGACGCCGACTGGGCGATGGTGCTGGACGCGGACGAGTTCCTGAACATCCATGTGGGGAACGGCAGGGTGACCGATCTGCTGGACACCGTGCCGGACGCGACCGCCTTCCTGGTCAACTGGCGCGTCTTCGGCAGTTCCGGCCACCGGGACTGGAGCCGGGCGCCCGTGTGCGAGCGCTTCACCCGGGCCGCCGCCCTGGCCGACGGGGTCAATCTATCCTTCAAGACCCTGTTCACGAAGATCGACGCCTACTGGTGCAAGCTGATGCCGCACCAGCCCCGTTACCCCCATGATGGCCGGCACGGGGAACTGCGCTACGTGGACGGCGCCGGCGCCGTCCTGCCGGATTATTTCCACGACGAATCCCGGAACGATTTCCTCCAGTCCGAGCCCGGCCGGGTCTCCTGGACCCTCGCCCAGGTCAACCACTACAACACGCGCTCGCGGGACGACTACCGGGTCAAGCACCATCGCGGCGGCGGGCTCGACATCGCCTGGGATCTCGACCGGAGCTGGACCGCCTTCGACCGGAACGACGAGGAGGACATCACCATCCTCCCCAAGCTGCCCCGCGCCCGCGCCACCCTGGAAGCGCTCCTCGAAGACCCCGGGATCCGGAGGCGGCACGAACACTGCTGCCGACTCTACGGCCTGCACGTTGAGAGCCTTCGATCCCGAAACGCCTGA
- a CDS encoding type II toxin-antitoxin system Phd/YefM family antitoxin yields the protein MGDRCKDRWAIKGIDAFLIGCDIAHELATHMRMRYGRYFLLLTVSSSMPDGLISATEANRNFSKVLRDVEGGARVTITKDGKPVAVIAPAGSPGSVGCEKARQRMMALLQEGLPLGFTGGIDRDELHSR from the coding sequence TTGGGCGATCGATGCAAAGATCGTTGGGCGATCAAGGGGATTGATGCCTTCCTGATCGGGTGCGATATCGCCCATGAACTTGCCACCCATATGCGGATGCGTTATGGTAGGTACTTCTTACTACTTACCGTGAGTTCAAGTATGCCCGACGGACTCATCAGTGCCACCGAAGCGAACCGGAACTTCTCCAAGGTCCTGCGCGACGTCGAGGGTGGCGCCCGCGTCACCATCACCAAGGACGGCAAGCCGGTTGCCGTCATCGCCCCGGCGGGATCGCCCGGCTCCGTGGGATGTGAGAAAGCCCGGCAGCGTATGATGGCGCTGCTACAGGAAGGGTTGCCGCTCGGCTTTACCGGCGGCATTGATCGAGATGAGTTGCATTCGCGTTGA
- a CDS encoding PIN domain-containing protein: MIHAGLDTNILLYAADNTGDAEKHRIAADLLGRLSAEGCGLLPLQALTEFYAVATRKKHVPLERASLYLDAWSHVFPVREAVFADVVDAMRVHRDHGIQFWDGMIWSVTKRAGARFLLSENFQDGRELEGVRFLNPFMQPNMRLLEDVLLL, from the coding sequence TTGATCCACGCCGGCCTGGACACCAACATCCTTCTGTACGCTGCGGACAATACCGGAGATGCGGAGAAGCATCGCATAGCCGCTGATCTTCTCGGCCGCTTGAGTGCGGAAGGGTGTGGATTGCTACCGCTTCAGGCACTGACGGAGTTCTACGCGGTTGCGACTCGCAAGAAGCATGTTCCCCTTGAGCGTGCATCCCTCTACCTGGATGCGTGGAGCCATGTTTTCCCAGTGCGCGAGGCGGTGTTCGCCGATGTCGTGGATGCAATGCGCGTCCATCGCGACCACGGCATCCAGTTCTGGGACGGCATGATATGGTCCGTCACCAAGCGGGCCGGAGCCCGGTTTCTGCTGAGTGAGAACTTCCAGGATGGCCGCGAATTGGAAGGTGTCCGCTTCTTGAATCCGTTCATGCAACCCAATATGCGGCTGCTCGAAGACGTCCTGCTTCTCTGA
- a CDS encoding alpha/beta hydrolase, whose translation MSNLEIISHLPTEPSKPVPLLFVHGAFCGAWIWNEKFLPWFAARGYEAHAVSLRGHGKSEGRDRLHAFGIADYVDDVLQAAESCSSPPVLIGHSMGGNVVQRALAAGPDLAGGVLMASAPPHGLMASTMGLAWRDPYVFNKMSQMLMFGTEAMGFEALYRAMFSDSMPRAEAARYEGRVQEESRRVFLDIGGWVPFPPLPKRKLPVLVLGAEKDLLFPPDQVHATAWAFGTDATFFPDMGHSMMLQPGWEGVASHIDGWLARSFAARPVHEAAD comes from the coding sequence ATGTCGAACCTGGAAATCATTTCCCATCTCCCTACGGAACCGTCCAAGCCGGTGCCCCTGCTGTTCGTCCACGGCGCGTTCTGCGGCGCCTGGATCTGGAACGAGAAGTTCCTGCCGTGGTTCGCCGCCCGGGGCTACGAGGCGCACGCCGTCTCGTTGCGCGGGCATGGAAAGAGCGAGGGACGGGACCGGTTGCACGCGTTCGGCATCGCCGACTACGTCGACGACGTGCTCCAGGCTGCGGAATCCTGCTCCAGCCCGCCGGTGCTGATCGGCCACTCCATGGGCGGCAACGTGGTGCAGCGGGCGCTGGCGGCAGGGCCGGACCTGGCGGGAGGGGTCCTGATGGCATCGGCGCCGCCCCACGGCCTGATGGCCTCGACCATGGGGCTGGCCTGGCGCGATCCCTATGTGTTCAACAAGATGTCGCAGATGCTGATGTTCGGGACCGAGGCGATGGGTTTCGAGGCGCTGTATCGGGCGATGTTCTCCGACTCCATGCCGCGCGCCGAGGCGGCCCGGTACGAGGGCAGGGTCCAGGAGGAGTCGCGCCGGGTCTTCCTCGACATCGGCGGCTGGGTGCCGTTTCCGCCGTTGCCCAAGCGCAAGTTGCCGGTGCTGGTGCTGGGCGCCGAGAAGGACCTGCTGTTCCCGCCGGACCAGGTCCACGCGACGGCCTGGGCGTTCGGCACCGACGCCACGTTCTTCCCCGACATGGGGCATTCCATGATGCTCCAGCCGGGCTGGGAAGGTGTCGCCAGCCATATCGACGGGTGGCTGGCGAGGAGCTTCGCGGCCCGGCCGGTTCACGAGGCGGCGGACTGA
- the arfA gene encoding arabinosylfuranosidase ArfA, with amino-acid sequence MLKAEVLVDRDFAIGDTDRRLFGAFVEHLGRCVYGGLFEPGHPQADERGFRRDVMALVKELAPTIMRYPGGNFVSGYDWEDGVGPVENRPKRLDLAWFTTEPNTFGTNEFMDWCRETGIEPMLAVNLGTRGADAARHYLEYCNHPGGTALSDLRRSHGWEQPHGVKFWCLGNEMDGPWQMETKTATEYGRIATETAKMMKWVDPSIELAVCGSSARNMPTFGEWEYTVLDHTFDHVEFISLHTYFNNYAGDTAAFLASPDLMDSFIDEVVAIADAVAARRRSNKRIMLNFDEWNVWYRTRGRGEGRAKPGWPEAPQILEEVYTMEDALTFGGACISLLNHADRVKSACLAQLVNAIAPIMTETGGPAWRQTIFHPFAQMSNLGRGRVLRSQVSSPTYSARYYDPRGSQELYYPMPSVPYVKLATVHNEEDKSLTLFVLNRHLEEQVTLDLDARGFSDLALDHALELRHDDLQTANTKAAPEAVSPVPLDGVQVRGERIQATLKPASWNVIRLKAPV; translated from the coding sequence ATGTTGAAGGCTGAGGTTCTGGTCGATCGCGATTTCGCCATCGGCGACACCGATCGGCGTCTGTTCGGCGCCTTCGTCGAGCACCTGGGCCGCTGCGTCTATGGCGGCCTCTTCGAACCCGGCCACCCGCAAGCCGACGAGCGCGGGTTCCGCCGCGACGTCATGGCCCTGGTCAAGGAACTGGCGCCCACCATCATGCGCTATCCCGGCGGCAACTTCGTCTCCGGCTACGATTGGGAGGACGGCGTCGGCCCCGTGGAGAACAGGCCCAAGCGGCTCGACCTCGCCTGGTTCACGACCGAGCCGAACACATTCGGCACCAACGAGTTCATGGACTGGTGCCGGGAGACCGGGATCGAGCCGATGCTGGCGGTCAATCTCGGCACCCGCGGCGCCGACGCCGCCCGCCACTACCTCGAATATTGCAACCATCCCGGCGGCACCGCCCTGTCCGACCTGCGCCGGAGCCACGGCTGGGAGCAGCCGCACGGCGTCAAGTTCTGGTGCCTGGGGAACGAGATGGACGGTCCCTGGCAGATGGAGACCAAGACCGCGACCGAGTACGGCCGCATCGCGACCGAGACGGCCAAGATGATGAAATGGGTCGATCCCTCGATCGAACTGGCGGTCTGCGGCTCCTCCGCCCGCAACATGCCGACCTTCGGCGAGTGGGAATACACGGTCCTCGACCACACCTTCGACCATGTCGAGTTCATCTCGCTGCACACCTACTTCAACAATTACGCCGGCGACACCGCGGCCTTCCTGGCCAGCCCCGACCTGATGGACAGCTTCATCGACGAGGTCGTGGCGATCGCCGACGCGGTCGCGGCCCGGCGCCGGTCGAACAAGCGCATCATGCTGAACTTCGACGAATGGAACGTCTGGTACCGCACCCGCGGCCGGGGCGAGGGCCGGGCCAAGCCGGGCTGGCCGGAGGCGCCGCAGATCCTGGAGGAGGTCTACACGATGGAGGACGCCCTGACCTTCGGCGGCGCCTGCATCTCCCTGCTCAACCATGCCGACCGGGTCAAGTCGGCCTGCCTCGCCCAGCTGGTCAACGCCATCGCACCGATCATGACGGAGACCGGCGGTCCGGCCTGGCGCCAGACGATCTTCCACCCCTTCGCCCAGATGAGCAACCTGGGGCGCGGCCGGGTGCTGCGGTCGCAGGTGTCCTCGCCGACATACTCGGCCCGCTACTACGACCCGCGCGGCAGCCAGGAGCTGTATTATCCGATGCCGAGCGTGCCCTACGTCAAGCTGGCGACCGTCCACAACGAGGAGGACAAGTCGCTGACCCTGTTCGTCCTGAACCGCCACCTGGAGGAGCAGGTCACCCTGGACCTGGACGCCCGCGGCTTCAGCGACCTGGCCCTGGACCACGCGCTGGAGCTTCGCCACGACGACCTTCAGACGGCCAACACGAAGGCGGCCCCCGAAGCCGTCAGCCCGGTGCCGCTCGACGGCGTGCAGGTGCGCGGCGAACGGATCCAGGCCACCCTCAAGCCGGCGTCCTGGAACGTGATCCGCCTCAAGGCCCCGGTCTGA